The Bradysia coprophila strain Holo2 unplaced genomic scaffold, BU_Bcop_v1 contig_732, whole genome shotgun sequence genome has a window encoding:
- the LOC119084031 gene encoding Meckel syndrome type 1 protein homolog: MFLRKQFDKRTAVYRSSDSIKNFKFRVSLRTLNTLISVPKYHHTTKTDRKTQQNETSDDEIESHTLRWQEKRLSRKEISFFANKENCQTDAQKEHHQTIKRYGLDDDERLVDKIFTYVSDDPFNAGSVNKKFSEFIQRVDELDEESLSGDLVIASGGRERLFNGLFGFETMYIMADLALETVLFTISWRSRDGLLIVYPDFNSMSANPYLQEIDSDSKHMFHYALENLSEDFDRDESQGKKDIEVISQLKNLSIAAPAAFHVPPKRRANILLHLEIESAERFEYDNIHIRYNIALPNRCELLDGLIEGSTHSCRKRSGQQRFNVGYCHEMMMLCNIDYEWSDSAKIALDVISTDGWNRERSEGYAMLSIPLTPGIFQHELPCYRELTDNTVMDKLKRYFIGGRRIVDHNTFSAISTAEKVTKLNRYGNETISSGILFVKHQILLQRNDSLIQALSTGKSRAKRSSKNNLTIDDVVSAYHLAKVRLEAATSNK; this comes from the exons atgtttttaaggAAACAATTCGATAAGCGTACGGCTGTTTATCGTTCAagtgattcaattaaaaattttaagtttcg AGTAAGCCTTCGCACGTTGAACACATTGATATCCGTCCCCAAATATCATCACACTACTAAAACCGATCGAAAGACTCAACAGAATGAAACCAGTGACGACGAGATCGAGAGCCATACCTTACGATGGCAGGAAAAACGTCTCAGCCGCAAAGAGATATCGTTTTTTGctaacaaagaaaattgtcaAACGGATGCACAGAAAGAACACCACCAGACGATCAAAAGATACGGTCTGGATGATGATGAACGATTGGTcgataaaatttttacttatGTGAGTGATGACCCTTTTAACGCTGGCAGTGTCAATAAGAAATTCAGTGAATTCATTCAACGAGTTGATGAATTGGATGAAGAAAGCTTAAGCGGAGATTTAGTAATTGCTAGTGGCGGACGAGAGAGACTGTTCAACGGTCTATTCGGTTTCGAAACAATGTACATAATGGCCGATTTAGCATTGGAAACGGTTTTATTCACCATCAGCTGGAGGTCACGTGACGGCTTGCTGATCGTTTATCCGGACTTCAATTCGATGTCAGCGAATCCTTACCTGCAAGAAATCGACTCGGATTCAAAACACATGTTCCACTATGCACTGGAAAACTTGTCCGAAGACTTTGACCGCGACGAGTCGCAAGGGAAAAAAGACATCGAAGTGATTTCGCAACTAAAAAATCTATCGATTGCTGCACCAGCTGCATTTCATGTGCCACCGAAGCGACGTGCGAACATTCTGCTTCATTTGGAAATTGAATCGGCCGAACGTTTTGAATACGACAACATTCACATCCGGTATAATATTGCGCTTCCCAATCGTTGCGAACTTTTGGACGGTTTAATTGAAGGCAGTACGCATTCATGTCGTAAGAGGTCGGGTCAACAAAGGTTCAACGTTGGGTATTGCCACGAGATGATGATGCTATGCAACATCGATTATGAGTGGAGTG ATAGCGCTAAAATCGCTTTGGACGTTATATCAACCGATGGATGGAACAGGGAAAGAAGTGAAGGATATGCAATGCTATCCATCCCCCTTACACCAGGAATATTTCAACATGAACTACCGTGCTATAGAGAACTGACCGATAATACTGTGATGGACAAACTGAAACGATACTTCATTGGTGGCCGTCGAATCGTTGATCATAACACATTCAGTGCCATATCAACTGCGGAGAAG GTAACCAAACTGAACCGTTACGGCAATGAGACAATATCCAgtggcattttgtttgtcaAGCATCAAATACTGCTGCAACGAAACGATAGTCTGATACAAGCGTTGTCGACGGGAAAAAGTCGCGCGAAACGCTCgtctaaaaacaatttaacaattgATGATGTCGTGTCCGCCTATCATTTGGCTAAAGTCAGACTGGAAGCAGCTACTTCAAATAAATAA